A window of the Bradyrhizobium diazoefficiens genome harbors these coding sequences:
- a CDS encoding helix-turn-helix domain-containing protein, which translates to MTSTAHDVALSRFSLEDFAEQDRMAAWHDLYGRLVLKADIAPLPDHPLHADVTVRMLPGLSITSASMSAFRYERGAELLADGNDGLVLVVSSHGAKMVQCGREVTWSAGDGLLISSADPVTMVSPVPAKILCLHVPRPFLAPLVGNVDCALMRPVVRSTEALKLLVSYVGALQQDYALAAPELQHHVTVHVHDLIALALGATRDAAALANGRGIPAARLRAIKADIVDHLNHGTLTIAAVARRHALSPRQVQRMFEGDGITFSQFVLRRRLARAHRLLVDPRRADRPVSAVAFEVGFSDLSYFNRAFRRQYGATPSDVRESARRVPVTGTPSKAHEGHSIRTPARRNGVCRPE; encoded by the coding sequence ATGACATCGACCGCCCACGACGTTGCACTTTCCCGGTTCTCCTTAGAGGATTTTGCCGAGCAGGACCGGATGGCCGCATGGCATGATTTGTACGGTCGGCTGGTGCTGAAGGCCGACATTGCGCCGTTGCCGGATCATCCTCTACATGCGGACGTGACTGTACGGATGCTGCCCGGACTCTCCATCACGTCGGCCAGCATGTCGGCGTTCCGTTACGAGCGTGGCGCTGAACTGTTGGCGGACGGCAATGACGGGCTTGTCCTGGTGGTGAGTTCGCACGGCGCCAAGATGGTGCAGTGTGGACGCGAGGTCACGTGGAGCGCAGGTGACGGGCTATTGATCAGCTCGGCGGATCCGGTCACCATGGTTTCCCCCGTCCCGGCGAAGATTCTGTGTCTCCACGTTCCACGGCCGTTCCTGGCGCCGCTGGTCGGCAACGTCGATTGCGCCCTGATGCGACCCGTTGTTCGATCTACCGAAGCGCTGAAATTGCTAGTGAGCTATGTTGGGGCGCTACAGCAAGATTACGCGCTTGCTGCGCCTGAGCTACAGCACCACGTGACGGTGCATGTGCACGATCTAATTGCCTTGGCGCTAGGCGCGACGAGAGATGCCGCGGCTCTTGCCAATGGGCGGGGCATCCCCGCAGCCCGGCTGCGGGCCATCAAAGCCGATATCGTCGACCATCTCAATCACGGCACCCTCACGATTGCGGCCGTTGCACGGCGCCACGCCCTCAGCCCGCGCCAAGTGCAACGGATGTTTGAAGGTGACGGGATTACATTTTCACAATTCGTGCTGAGGCGGCGTCTCGCGCGGGCGCACCGATTGCTCGTCGATCCACGCCGCGCCGACCGGCCAGTGAGCGCGGTTGCCTTTGAGGTCGGCTTTAGCGACCTGTCCTATTTCAACCGCGCCTTTCGCCGGCAGTACGGGGCGACCCCTTCGGACGTGCGTGAATCGGCACGAAGAGTGCCAGTCACTGGCACTCCATCCAAAGCCCATGAGGGGCATTCAATCCGGACGCCCGCGCGGCGCAACGGCGTCTGCCGACCGGAATAG
- a CDS encoding autotransporter outer membrane beta-barrel domain-containing protein: MSVPLAGGYTQSSLHVDDRSSSATVNNYHLAVYGGGQLGAWGLRGGAAFTWHDIDSNRTIAFPGFFDATKASYGAHTAQAFGEIGRAFALGYLAAEPFADLAYVHFDGNRFTETGGAAALTGTDDTLGVAFTTLGLRAATALAQTGHKPLTVTGTLAWRHAFGDLTPQTLLTFRDGGAPFTAAGVPIARDSLLVETGLGVDLTADASIGITYSGQVGRPRPRRQEQLNLAVLSRSPIVRFRSSSRASSLPQRQVPPKFLPVSLVCGT; this comes from the coding sequence ATCAGCGTCCCATTAGCCGGCGGCTATACGCAGTCGTCGCTGCATGTTGACGACCGGAGCTCCTCCGCCACTGTCAACAACTATCACCTGGCTGTCTATGGCGGCGGCCAGCTCGGCGCGTGGGGCCTGCGCGGAGGAGCAGCGTTCACCTGGCATGACATCGACAGCAACCGAACGATCGCCTTCCCGGGTTTTTTCGACGCCACCAAGGCGAGCTATGGCGCCCACACCGCCCAGGCATTCGGCGAAATCGGCCGCGCCTTTGCGCTTGGCTATCTCGCGGCCGAACCGTTTGCCGACCTCGCCTACGTCCACTTCGACGGCAACCGCTTCACCGAGACGGGCGGCGCGGCTGCGCTCACCGGCACCGACGATACGCTCGGCGTCGCCTTCACCACCTTGGGTCTGCGGGCGGCCACCGCACTGGCGCAGACCGGCCATAAGCCGCTGACAGTGACCGGCACGCTCGCTTGGCGGCACGCCTTCGGCGACCTGACGCCACAGACGCTGCTCACATTCCGCGACGGCGGCGCGCCGTTTACGGCGGCGGGCGTGCCGATCGCACGCGACAGCCTGTTGGTCGAAACGGGCTTGGGCGTCGATCTCACGGCCGACGCCAGCATCGGCATCACGTATTCCGGTCAGGTCGGGCGCCCACGACCACGGCGCCAAGAGCAACTTAACCTGGCGGTTTTGAGCAGAAGCCCCATCGTACGCTTTCGCTCATCATCGCGAGCCTCCTCCTTGCCGCAACGGCAGGTGCCGCCGAAATTCCTGCCCGTAAGCCTGGTCTGTGGGACATGA
- a CDS encoding DUF3617 domain-containing protein → MTLTLEGRNVVPVVMQQCVDAATDRALQSKLTNVRQEACAKRDVQNSGDAITLDSVCKFGTFVVATHTVITGSFDNAYTARINSKREGDLPMPAGAQSVIGDRTIMVTGKWLGPCKADQKPRHHHTRRHKDERQRHVVPAWADAITMRILAQRMLFPEPHDKMLGIVVLFRSADAVAPRGRPD, encoded by the coding sequence ATGACCCTGACGCTCGAGGGCCGCAATGTTGTGCCGGTCGTGATGCAGCAGTGCGTCGATGCAGCGACCGACAGGGCGCTGCAATCGAAATTGACCAACGTGAGGCAGGAGGCGTGCGCCAAGCGCGATGTGCAAAATAGCGGTGACGCCATCACGCTGGATTCCGTCTGCAAATTCGGCACTTTCGTCGTCGCGACGCACACCGTGATCACCGGCAGTTTTGACAACGCCTACACAGCCAGGATCAACTCGAAGCGCGAAGGTGATTTGCCCATGCCGGCAGGGGCGCAGAGCGTGATTGGCGACAGGACCATAATGGTCACGGGCAAGTGGCTGGGTCCGTGTAAGGCCGATCAGAAGCCGCGACATCATCACACCCGACGGCATAAAGACGAACGTCAACGACATGTTGTCCCGGCCTGGGCCGACGCCATCACGATGAGGATTCTCGCCCAGCGGATGCTGTTCCCAGAACCTCACGACAAAATGCTCGGCATAGTCGTCCTATTCCGGTCGGCAGACGCCGTTGCGCCGCGCGGGCGTCCGGATTGA
- a CDS encoding recombinase family protein, with protein sequence MNEKYIGNIVYNRTSRKLGGEAVDNAPESWIRSEGCIDPIVDHDTFFKVKRIIEQRRVWRPLSLLGGTTSPPCQRIDCCHQAGGEQQLRT encoded by the coding sequence ATGAACGAGAAATACATTGGGAACATTGTCTACAATCGCACTTCGAGGAAGCTCGGCGGAGAAGCCGTAGATAACGCTCCCGAAAGTTGGATAAGGAGTGAAGGGTGTATCGACCCGATTGTGGATCACGATACCTTCTTCAAGGTGAAGAGGATCATCGAACAGCGTCGTGTGTGGCGTCCACTGTCCCTTCTGGGTGGTACAACGTCGCCACCTTGCCAGCGGATTGATTGTTGCCATCAGGCTGGGGGAGAACAACAGCTCCGTACTTGA